DNA sequence from the Chitinophaga flava genome:
AAGCTTCGTTAGCCAGCAGCATACCGGAGTAAGAAACCGGATCGTATACTACGTGGCGGGAGTTTGGATATTTAGCCAGGAAAGCGTCGATTACTTTCTTGGTAGAAGGGCTGAGGATGGTAGAGCTTAATAAAACAACAGGAGCACCGCCCAGACCGGCCAGTGCAGCACCTACTTGTTTATCCAGTTCTGCCCAGGTAGCCTCAGTACCGCCGATAGTCGGGAAACGCAGACGGGCTACATCGTACAGGCTCAGTACAGCACCTTGTACCTTGGCTGAAGTAGAACCACCTGTGATAGCAGACAGGGAGTTACCTTCTATTTTAATGGGACGACCTTCGCGGGTTTTAACCACAACAGGTACATATTCACCATCAATTGAATAAGAAGAAGCATAATAGTTGGCTACGCCAGGAGTGATTTCTTCCGGTTTGTTCACGTAAGGGATAGCCTTATGAACGGGAGTTTCGCAACTGGCAGCGATAGTGGCGGCAGCAGTGGTGAAACCGAGGTATTTCAGAAAGTCCCTGCGGGGGGTAGTAGCATTCAACAGGCCTTCACTCTCAAACGGTAATTCTTCTTTGAATTCGTTCTTCACAATTTCCTGATGCGCTTCGGTATTGTGCAACTCCTCCAAGCCTTTCCAATACTTTTTTTGCTCCATGTTATATTAACGAGTTACGATTATTATGAATTATGATATCTTCTGAAACGATTTCATGATTTCCCGTTTGACCAGAAAATCATGAAACGCTAAATCCTTTCTAGTAGTGACATTTTTGACATTCAGTACCACCGACCATTTCAACAGTCACACTATCGATCTTCTTATCTTTAATATCCTGATGAAGTTTCTCGAAGATGCTGTAGTAGTTGTTATCTGCAAACTGCACTTTGGTAGTACGGTGACAGTTGATACACCAGCCCATAGACAGGTCGGCGAACTGATGTACTTCATCCATTTCGGTGATAGCACCATGGCAGGTCTGACACTGTTGTTTACCAGCCACTGTGTGTTGGGAGTGGTTGAAGTAAACGTGGTCAGGCAGGTTGTGGATTTTAGTCCATTCGATAGGGCGACCTGGTTTGGTATACTTACCTTTTTCAGCGTCCCAGCCTACGTAATCGTATAATTTTGCGATTTCTGCAGTACCGTCAACTTTTTTACCTTCAGCAGTAAACAGCTCAGGGCCGGAGTACTCTTTAATGGCTTTGTGACAGTTCATACAGATGTTCTCGGAAGGAATCATGGCATGCTTGCTCTTCTCAGCACCAGCGTGGCAATACAGACAGTTGATCTGGTTGATGCCGGCGTGCACTTTGTGGCTGTAGAAGATTGGTTGTTCTGGCATGTAGTCTTTCTGACGACCCAGCCCGATAGCTCCCTGAATAGTGAAGTAACCGCCTACCATGAACAGCACCAGAATAGCCAATGCGATGTAGGCTTTGTTTTTGTAGAAGGGAATCGGCTCAGGAGTAGGCTGACCTTCTTTATCACCAGCAAGCTTGTTCAGGTTGCTGTTGATCTGCATGAGGATCAGGGCTACCACTGCCAGGATCAGGGTAATGATACCAAAGAGGAGGCTGTTGTCGCTGCCTTCTTCTTTAGCACCGGCAGTAGCGGTACCAGCTTCTGGTTTAACACCAACAGGTTTTTTCTCTTCAACAGAGATGAACGCCAGGATGTCGTCAATATCTTCATTACTTAATGAAGGGAAAGCCGTCATCGCGGTTTTGTTGTACTCATTGAAGAGGTTATTGGCATACTTGTCGCCACTTGCCAATACTGATGCGGAGTTATGAATCCACTGGTGCAGTAATTTCTTATCTGCCCAACGGCCTTCTACACCCGCCAGTGCAGGACCTGTCAGCTTCTTATGGACATTGTGACATGAAGCGCAGTTTTGTTGGAAGATTTGCTTACCCTTAGCAGGATCCGCTGCCTTTACAGCTGAAAACGGAATTACTATACTAGCGCATAGAATAAGCACACTCACAAAATGCTTGCGCAAAAGAATGGAAACACGACGATACACAGCCTATATAGTTTAGATTTGACCTAAAGTTTCTTAAAAGTGCCAGCAAAAATAAGACACAATGTTGACAATTTACCAACAATTATAAAATTATTTGCCTCAGGAAATCCTCGCTTTTTCCTTTCCCTTCAGCGAAATTTCTGTTGTAATCCTTTATGCTGGCTAATTTGATTGAAATAGTATTCAGGACCTTTCAAAACTTATTATTTTGATTGAAAGTTCAATTTCTATTTACAGATGTGCTCATAAGTAGTAGGGTAGGCCCTCTTCAAAGGATATAGTATTATTATATGCAGATCAAAACTTAATAACGCCCTCCTATATCCCGGCCTCTATATATTATATATATAGGCTGCCACCTTTAATTAAGGTAAGTATCTTATTTTTACCATAATAACCTGCTACCGGACAAGAATGTTCAATCTGTCTCTAAAAAACATTCCCATGCGTAAACTAACTTACTTACCAACCCTGCTGGCCACACTGATGGCTTGCAACAACAACAACAACAACAACCATACCGGCACCGACAGTACCGCTGCCGCTGGCTCAATACCCACTACTGTAGCTGTCCACATCACCGGCACCTACCAGGGCACCCTTCCCTGTGCAGACTGCCCGGGAATGGACTACCAGATCAGCCTGTTTGACGACCACACCTTTACCGAACTGGTAGCCTACCAGGGTAGAGGTCAAGGGATCGCCTATACTGAAAAAGGTACCTGGCAACAAATCAACGACTCCATCGTCCGCATACAGAAAAAAAAAGACAGCAGTTCCTTCCTCGCCGCTGAAAACAAACTCCTGGTATTGGACCGCGAGGGTAAACGGATTGAAGGGGCCCTCGCCAGCAACTACGTACTCAAACCTGTGGAAGGCGGCGACCGCCGAACCCTCCTTGCACAGAAAGCCAGCGCCGGCGTCACTTTCACCGCCAGCGGCAATGAACCCTTCTGGAGCCTGGACCTGGAAAAAAGTAAGCTCCTCTTCCATACAGCCTCCGGCGATAGCATCCTGGCTAACCTACCTGCCGCCCAACCTAATACCGACACGCTTAAAGTATACACCACCCCGCAAATTACCGTCAGCATCCGTAATACCATGTGCTCCGATGACATGAGCGGGCTCATGCGCCCGAATACCGTGGAGATAAAGGTGAAAGACCAAACTTACCATGGTTGTGGAGAATACATCAAATAACTTGATCAGACAGGAGCGCTATGCCGGGAGAACAGCTCCCGGCATAGCGCTCTGCTA
Encoded proteins:
- a CDS encoding c-type cytochrome — protein: MYRRVSILLRKHFVSVLILCASIVIPFSAVKAADPAKGKQIFQQNCASCHNVHKKLTGPALAGVEGRWADKKLLHQWIHNSASVLASGDKYANNLFNEYNKTAMTAFPSLSNEDIDDILAFISVEEKKPVGVKPEAGTATAGAKEEGSDNSLLFGIITLILAVVALILMQINSNLNKLAGDKEGQPTPEPIPFYKNKAYIALAILVLFMVGGYFTIQGAIGLGRQKDYMPEQPIFYSHKVHAGINQINCLYCHAGAEKSKHAMIPSENICMNCHKAIKEYSGPELFTAEGKKVDGTAEIAKLYDYVGWDAEKGKYTKPGRPIEWTKIHNLPDHVYFNHSQHTVAGKQQCQTCHGAITEMDEVHQFADLSMGWCINCHRTTKVQFADNNYYSIFEKLHQDIKDKKIDSVTVEMVGGTECQKCHY
- a CDS encoding copper resistance protein NlpE N-terminal domain-containing protein → MRKLTYLPTLLATLMACNNNNNNNHTGTDSTAAAGSIPTTVAVHITGTYQGTLPCADCPGMDYQISLFDDHTFTELVAYQGRGQGIAYTEKGTWQQINDSIVRIQKKKDSSSFLAAENKLLVLDREGKRIEGALASNYVLKPVEGGDRRTLLAQKASAGVTFTASGNEPFWSLDLEKSKLLFHTASGDSILANLPAAQPNTDTLKVYTTPQITVSIRNTMCSDDMSGLMRPNTVEIKVKDQTYHGCGEYIK